A window of Psychromonas sp. CNPT3 contains these coding sequences:
- the ptsG gene encoding PTS glucose transporter subunit IIBC, producing MNIFGNLQKVGKSLMLPVSVLPIAGILLGVGAAKFSVLPDVVSQLMEQAGGAIFGNMALIFAIGVALGFTKNDGVAGLASVVGYVIMTKTIGVLAPGADTGVLGGIIAGGIAAAMFNRFYNLSLPDYLGFFAGKRAVPIMTGFVAILMGAVLAVVWPPIGNVISTFSEWSATQNPVLAFGIYGIVERALIPFGLHHIWNVPFFFEAGTCVNSVGEELHGIVTCYLSADDASRAAGNGFGQLAGGFMFKMFGLPAAAIAIWHSAKPENRAKVGGIMISAALTSFLTGITEPIEFSFLFVAPFLYAIHALLAGSAYVVTNYLGMIHGTSFSHGLIDFLVLSTHASKLWLFVVIGLGYAAVYYIVFRVVIAKFDLKTPGREDEELEEVAVVTNEEMATLLIEAFGGKANIENLDACITRLRVSLHNIELLDKAALKKLGAAGVVVSGNGVQAIFGTKSDNLKTDMEAFMSR from the coding sequence ATGAACATATTTGGAAATTTACAAAAAGTAGGGAAGTCTTTAATGCTTCCTGTATCAGTATTACCTATTGCAGGTATTCTACTGGGTGTAGGTGCAGCTAAGTTTTCAGTGTTACCTGACGTTGTTTCACAACTAATGGAACAAGCCGGTGGCGCTATCTTCGGCAATATGGCTCTTATTTTTGCCATTGGTGTTGCATTAGGTTTTACAAAAAATGATGGTGTTGCAGGTCTTGCATCTGTTGTTGGTTATGTGATCATGACTAAAACCATTGGTGTACTTGCACCTGGCGCTGATACTGGTGTACTGGGTGGTATTATTGCAGGTGGTATTGCTGCTGCCATGTTTAACCGCTTCTACAATCTTTCACTACCTGATTACTTAGGTTTCTTTGCTGGTAAACGTGCAGTGCCAATTATGACGGGCTTTGTTGCCATCCTTATGGGTGCTGTCTTAGCGGTTGTTTGGCCTCCAATTGGAAATGTTATTTCTACATTTTCTGAGTGGTCTGCAACGCAAAACCCAGTACTTGCATTTGGTATCTACGGCATCGTAGAGCGTGCATTAATTCCATTTGGTTTACACCATATCTGGAATGTTCCTTTCTTCTTTGAAGCTGGCACATGTGTAAACTCTGTTGGTGAAGAGCTACACGGTATTGTGACTTGTTACCTTTCTGCTGATGACGCGAGTCGTGCTGCAGGTAATGGTTTTGGTCAACTAGCCGGTGGTTTCATGTTTAAAATGTTTGGTCTACCTGCTGCTGCCATTGCAATTTGGCATAGTGCAAAGCCTGAGAACCGCGCGAAAGTGGGTGGTATCATGATTTCTGCTGCACTTACCTCTTTCTTAACGGGTATTACAGAGCCAATCGAATTCTCATTCTTGTTTGTTGCACCTTTCTTATATGCTATCCACGCACTACTTGCTGGCTCTGCATACGTTGTAACTAACTACCTGGGTATGATCCACGGTACATCGTTCTCACATGGTTTAATTGACTTCTTAGTCCTTTCAACACATGCATCTAAACTTTGGTTGTTTGTTGTTATCGGTCTTGGTTATGCTGCGGTTTACTACATCGTATTCCGTGTTGTTATTGCTAAATTCGATTTAAAAACGCCGGGCCGTGAAGATGAAGAGTTAGAAGAAGTTGCTGTTGTTACTAACGAAGAAATGGCAACCTTACTTATCGAAGCATTCGGTGGTAAAGCAAACATTGAAAACTTAGATGCTTGTATCACACGTCTACGTGTTTCATTGCACAACATTGAACTTTTAGATAAAGCTGCATTGAAAAAATTAGGTGCTGCGGGTGTTGTTGTTTCAGGAAATGGCGTACAAGCTATCTTCGGAACTAAATCTGATAACTTAAAAACAGATATGGAAGCTTTCATGTCTCGTTAA
- the dbpA gene encoding ATP-dependent RNA helicase DbpA, whose protein sequence is MSQLSFDQLALNSALLHNLKSLEYTQMTEIQAQSLPHILAGKDVIAQGKTGSGKTAAFALGLLQKLNVKRFRIQSLILCPTRELADQVSSEIRRLARGIHNIKVLTLCGGAPFGPQIGSLEHGAHIIVGTPGRIQDHLRKQTLCLDEVSMLVLDEADRMLDMGFVDAIEDIIEQAPKSRQTLLFSATFPDQIQQISRNILRDPVSIKVEAMHDDNTISQYFYLVRSAEERMLALRLLILQYQPTSAVVFCNTKREVQEVAEELNNRGFSALALHGDLDQKDRDQALIRFSNRSCSILVATDVAARGLDIENLSAVFNYNLAHDQEIHVHRIGRTGRAGSKGMAFSFYSAKDEHRIHLLEDLLDRNIQAQELPEASVLELQPQPSAMITLRIEGGKKQKIRPGDIVGALTGDDGISGDDIGKIQISPNWAYVAVQRQCIKTAFKKLSTGKLKGRKYRVMVVRG, encoded by the coding sequence GTGAGCCAACTTTCGTTCGATCAATTAGCCCTAAATAGTGCGCTTCTCCATAATTTAAAATCTCTTGAATATACACAAATGACAGAGATACAAGCACAAAGCTTACCGCATATTTTAGCGGGCAAAGATGTGATTGCTCAGGGTAAAACAGGCTCCGGTAAAACAGCTGCTTTTGCGTTAGGTTTATTACAAAAACTCAATGTAAAACGCTTTCGTATTCAATCTTTAATTCTTTGCCCTACCCGTGAACTTGCCGATCAAGTCAGTAGCGAAATACGCCGATTGGCTCGTGGGATCCACAATATTAAAGTATTAACGTTATGTGGTGGCGCCCCTTTTGGCCCGCAAATTGGCTCTCTTGAGCATGGTGCACATATTATTGTTGGTACACCGGGACGTATTCAGGATCATTTACGTAAACAAACGTTATGTTTAGACGAAGTCAGCATGTTAGTACTTGATGAAGCCGATAGAATGCTAGATATGGGATTTGTTGATGCCATTGAAGACATTATCGAGCAGGCTCCTAAATCACGTCAAACCTTACTTTTTAGTGCCACGTTCCCTGATCAAATACAGCAAATAAGCCGCAATATTTTACGTGATCCCGTCTCTATCAAAGTAGAAGCGATGCACGATGACAATACTATCAGCCAATATTTCTATCTCGTTCGAAGCGCTGAAGAGCGTATGCTTGCGCTACGCTTATTAATATTACAATATCAACCTACCTCAGCCGTTGTTTTTTGTAATACCAAACGTGAAGTACAAGAAGTTGCGGAAGAATTAAATAATCGCGGTTTTAGTGCACTCGCCTTACATGGTGATCTTGATCAAAAAGATCGCGATCAAGCCTTGATCCGATTTTCTAACCGCAGTTGTAGTATTTTAGTCGCAACGGATGTGGCGGCACGTGGCCTCGACATTGAAAATTTAAGCGCTGTATTTAACTACAATTTAGCGCATGATCAAGAAATACATGTACATCGTATCGGTCGTACCGGTCGTGCGGGCAGTAAAGGAATGGCTTTTTCTTTTTACAGCGCGAAAGATGAACATAGAATACATTTACTCGAAGATCTTCTTGATCGTAATATCCAAGCACAAGAATTACCTGAAGCCTCAGTGTTAGAGCTGCAACCGCAACCCTCTGCGATGATCACATTACGCATTGAAGGTGGTAAAAAACAAAAAATTCGTCCCGGTGATATTGTCGGTGCATTAACAGGCGATGATGGTATTAGTGGCGATGATATTGGAAAAATTCAAATATCTCCTAATTGGGCTTATGTTGCAGTGCAACGTCAATGCATTAAAACAGCCTTTAAAAAACTAAGCACCGGAAAATTAAAAGGACGTAAATATCGCGTCATGGTTGTGCGCGGTTAG
- a CDS encoding trypsin-like serine protease produces MLFSKTSLLILPFLFFSLNANALMSPRIIGGIDAPIDKWPFMVLLKAHDDPNSKTYNMCGASLIDKQWVLTAAHCLIKMDGVKRLKSSLSLYIGEYDRTDQNITPVTPIAIYIHPDYNAVFLKNDIALLKLPSPVSTEILPRSTPSRTQQGVSNSELVTALGWGSTVPYAPTDRDTVKTVTSAILQEVALHLQSDSLCAKSVGPNMTDFKLCATDSGKDTCQGDSGGPLILSTSHGFRQVGVVSSGSGCGHNAGVYTRVAQYQNWVDAYVKYISVSSDISFNVISIDNIQEKTILVYNNSEHDARLSYNALNFSDQFSLDYGHCDKILANQSCPIKVTYTPTHLQASSAKITISSDLPGSTDISVNVKALVISSSSGGALGFFAWCLLPLCFTRLYLKRLNLHRG; encoded by the coding sequence TCTTTAGTCTAAACGCCAATGCCTTAATGTCGCCACGTATTATCGGTGGGATCGATGCACCTATCGATAAATGGCCTTTTATGGTTCTTCTAAAGGCCCATGATGATCCTAACAGTAAGACATATAACATGTGTGGGGCGTCGCTAATTGATAAGCAATGGGTACTTACTGCTGCCCATTGCTTGATAAAAATGGATGGCGTAAAACGCCTGAAAAGTAGTCTTTCTTTATACATTGGTGAATATGACAGAACGGATCAAAATATAACGCCCGTGACGCCTATCGCCATCTACATACACCCAGATTATAATGCCGTTTTTTTAAAAAATGATATCGCACTATTAAAGCTACCCTCTCCTGTAAGCACTGAAATACTGCCACGTAGTACGCCGAGTCGTACACAACAAGGCGTTAGCAATAGTGAGTTAGTTACCGCCCTCGGCTGGGGATCAACAGTGCCTTATGCCCCTACAGATCGTGATACGGTAAAAACAGTAACCTCTGCAATATTACAAGAAGTGGCATTACACCTCCAGTCCGATAGCCTTTGCGCAAAGAGTGTTGGCCCCAATATGACCGACTTTAAACTTTGTGCGACAGATTCAGGCAAAGATACGTGTCAAGGTGACAGCGGAGGCCCTTTGATCCTCTCAACATCGCATGGATTTAGACAAGTTGGAGTCGTTAGTTCAGGGAGTGGTTGTGGCCACAATGCAGGTGTCTACACGCGCGTGGCGCAATACCAAAACTGGGTAGATGCCTATGTTAAATACATCAGTGTTAGCTCCGATATTAGCTTTAATGTTATTAGCATTGATAATATACAAGAAAAAACAATTCTCGTTTATAATAACAGTGAGCACGATGCTAGGTTATCTTATAACGCCCTTAATTTCAGTGATCAGTTTAGTTTGGATTATGGCCATTGTGACAAGATATTAGCCAACCAAAGTTGCCCTATAAAGGTGACTTATACACCGACACATTTACAAGCATCATCCGCAAAAATCACAATATCCTCAGATCTTCCTGGAAGTACCGATATTAGCGTAAATGTTAAAGCGCTGGTAATTAGTTCATCTTCAGGTGGTGCGTTAGGCTTTTTTGCTTGGTGTTTATTACCCTTGTGTTTCACCCGCTTATACCTGAAGCGTTTAAACTTACACCGAGGTTAA
- a CDS encoding response regulator, protein MTETKQVLVVDDDKDIRELLAEYLTKNNFSVITAGDGIEMDAHLAQTEPDLIILDVMLPGDDGFILCQRIRQTSMVPIIMLTANSDELDRILGLEIGADDYIAKPFSPRELLARIKALLRRNHFVNEQSKKVVKDRYFLFANWKLDTQNQNLLNAAGEVMPLTGADYQLLSLFLDNLDNPISRDEICRALHGRNAFANERGIDVHLSRLRQCLGDDAKFPKIIKTVRGKGYLFIASVRTEN, encoded by the coding sequence GTGACAGAAACAAAACAAGTATTAGTTGTTGATGATGATAAGGATATTCGAGAGTTACTGGCCGAATATTTAACAAAAAACAATTTTTCGGTGATCACTGCGGGTGATGGGATCGAGATGGATGCACATCTTGCACAAACTGAGCCTGATCTGATCATTTTAGATGTTATGTTACCCGGAGATGATGGTTTTATACTTTGTCAGCGCATTCGCCAAACGTCGATGGTGCCTATTATTATGTTAACGGCTAATTCAGATGAATTAGATCGTATTCTAGGCCTTGAAATAGGCGCGGATGATTATATTGCTAAGCCGTTTAGTCCACGAGAACTACTGGCACGCATTAAAGCGTTATTAAGACGTAATCACTTTGTGAATGAACAAAGTAAAAAAGTGGTAAAAGATCGTTATTTTCTTTTTGCAAATTGGAAGTTAGATACTCAAAACCAGAATCTATTAAATGCAGCCGGTGAAGTGATGCCATTAACTGGGGCTGATTATCAATTACTTTCTTTGTTTCTTGATAATTTAGACAATCCCATTTCACGTGATGAAATATGCCGCGCGTTACATGGGCGCAATGCTTTTGCAAATGAACGGGGGATTGATGTGCATTTGAGCCGTTTACGTCAATGTCTTGGTGACGATGCTAAATTTCCTAAAATAATAAAAACAGTGCGTGGTAAAGGTTATCTTTTTATTGCCAGCGTACGCACTGAAAATTAA
- a CDS encoding diaminobutyrate--2-oxoglutarate transaminase family protein — protein MQNVLNIAPQTCINNFQEVPVIDTIYDLTLDNVMLSQEHYESEVRSYPRRIPIAIKTTRGVIVEDTKGQVYIDCLAGAGALALGYNHSEINQVLIEQLNTGVPYQTLDLTTPSKDAFIKAVMKFLPPNFAKNARIQFCGPSGSDAVEASIKLAKLYTKRNTMIAFHGAYHGMTNGSLALTGSLSAKERRTGLMSDVHFFPFPYSYRCSFGLGGEAGAMQGIRYLESVLCDDESGITKPAAIIVEPIQGEGGVIPASALWLQALRRITTEHGILLIFDEIQCGIGRSGDNFAFEASGIEPDILILSKAIGGGMPMSVILYHKKFDCWNPGEHTGTFRGNQLAMASGAKTLEIIARDNLTENARLRGEQLREGLIQLQKKFPQIGDVRGRGLMNAMEIVKPTISNKLGQAEADAQLASLIQRAALERGLIIEKGGRQGAVLRFLPPLIISEVQIDFVLSTLASAFSSVLGD, from the coding sequence ATGCAAAACGTCTTAAATATTGCACCCCAAACCTGTATCAACAACTTTCAAGAAGTGCCAGTGATCGATACAATTTATGATTTAACGCTAGATAACGTTATGCTCAGCCAAGAGCATTATGAATCAGAGGTGCGATCGTACCCGAGACGGATCCCGATTGCTATCAAGACAACGCGTGGCGTTATTGTTGAAGATACCAAAGGACAAGTTTATATCGATTGTTTAGCTGGCGCTGGCGCGCTGGCGCTTGGCTATAATCACAGTGAAATAAATCAAGTGCTTATCGAGCAACTTAACACGGGCGTGCCTTATCAAACCCTCGATCTCACGACGCCAAGTAAAGATGCTTTTATTAAAGCAGTGATGAAATTTTTACCGCCAAATTTTGCAAAAAATGCCCGTATTCAATTTTGTGGTCCTTCTGGATCAGATGCCGTTGAAGCCTCGATTAAACTCGCTAAATTATATACAAAACGTAATACGATGATTGCATTTCATGGTGCTTACCATGGTATGACGAATGGCTCGCTCGCATTAACCGGTAGTTTAAGTGCAAAAGAGCGCCGAACTGGTTTAATGTCTGACGTGCATTTCTTTCCGTTTCCTTATAGTTACCGTTGCTCATTTGGCTTAGGTGGCGAAGCGGGTGCAATGCAAGGGATCCGTTATTTAGAGTCTGTATTATGTGATGATGAAAGTGGAATAACTAAACCCGCCGCCATTATTGTTGAGCCTATTCAGGGTGAAGGTGGCGTTATTCCCGCCTCTGCATTATGGCTACAAGCATTGCGCCGTATTACGACAGAGCATGGTATTTTATTGATTTTTGATGAAATTCAATGTGGTATTGGTCGCTCTGGTGATAACTTCGCCTTTGAAGCGTCGGGTATTGAGCCTGATATTTTGATCTTGTCTAAAGCCATTGGTGGAGGGATGCCAATGTCTGTGATCCTCTACCATAAAAAATTCGATTGCTGGAATCCAGGTGAGCATACGGGCACCTTCCGTGGTAATCAATTAGCGATGGCCAGTGGCGCGAAAACATTAGAAATAATTGCACGTGATAATTTAACTGAAAATGCCCGCCTACGTGGTGAGCAACTCCGTGAAGGCTTAATACAATTACAAAAGAAATTCCCACAAATTGGGGATGTACGTGGTCGTGGTTTAATGAACGCCATGGAAATAGTCAAACCGACGATAAGTAATAAACTCGGTCAAGCAGAAGCGGATGCGCAGCTTGCATCGCTTATTCAACGCGCAGCCTTAGAGCGTGGACTTATCATTGAAAAAGGTGGCAGACAAGGCGCGGTACTACGCTTCTTACCGCCACTTATTATCAGTGAAGTACAAATTGATTTTGTATTGAGCACGCTTGCAAGCGCGTTTTCTTCTGTATTAGGTGATTAA
- a CDS encoding ABC transporter substrate-binding protein — protein sequence MFKKTILLTLLLSSCAHSRPLEVLHWWTAPGETQALKTLQSSLAEHGVQWKNFSIKGEGGNSAMRVLQMRALAGTPPDVAQIKGPDISTWATVGMIKSMDEVVNTKQWSHFLPEVVQQTIHYKGKFMAVPINIHRVNWLWLNKKIFTQLHLSPPQTWDDFFKSADKIKAAGYIALAHGGTVWQDVLLFESMALSMLGPEKYKQAFIEHDKNVLISSEMIQLFKQYKRLHQYTDAGLMAKDWFEATQLLIDDKAAMQFMGDWAKGMFYVAGKKPMQDYLCVDVPESKGYYSYNIDSFVFFNKHSEDKELNDQKIFVNTILSKKFQKEFSRNKGSIPVRTDMDMSTYDVCAQKSYQDFKQDALVPSFTQNIATTSSVQNVVARIISDYFNDPKSTAIQAVQHLYIALKTTN from the coding sequence ATGTTTAAAAAAACCATATTATTGACGCTGTTGCTAAGTAGCTGCGCGCATAGCCGGCCCCTTGAAGTTTTACATTGGTGGACAGCTCCGGGAGAAACACAGGCGCTAAAAACATTACAAAGCTCTTTAGCGGAGCACGGTGTGCAATGGAAAAACTTCTCAATCAAAGGCGAGGGGGGTAACAGTGCGATGCGCGTTTTACAGATGCGCGCTTTAGCGGGAACGCCTCCAGATGTTGCTCAAATCAAAGGTCCTGATATTAGTACATGGGCAACCGTGGGAATGATCAAAAGCATGGACGAAGTGGTTAATACTAAGCAATGGTCACATTTTTTACCTGAAGTGGTGCAACAAACCATTCACTATAAAGGTAAATTTATGGCGGTGCCGATTAATATTCACCGGGTGAATTGGTTATGGCTTAATAAAAAAATATTTACGCAATTACATTTAAGCCCACCACAGACTTGGGATGATTTTTTTAAGAGTGCCGATAAAATAAAAGCGGCGGGGTATATTGCGCTGGCGCATGGTGGCACCGTTTGGCAAGATGTTTTACTTTTTGAATCGATGGCGCTGTCAATGTTAGGTCCTGAAAAATACAAACAGGCATTTATCGAACATGATAAAAATGTATTAATTTCCAGTGAAATGATCCAGTTATTTAAGCAATATAAACGGCTACATCAATATACAGATGCAGGCTTAATGGCTAAAGATTGGTTTGAAGCCACACAATTGTTGATTGACGATAAAGCCGCTATGCAGTTTATGGGGGATTGGGCTAAAGGTATGTTTTACGTGGCAGGTAAAAAGCCAATGCAGGATTATCTTTGCGTCGATGTACCCGAAAGTAAAGGTTATTATAGTTATAACATTGATAGTTTTGTGTTTTTTAATAAGCACAGTGAAGACAAAGAGTTAAATGATCAGAAAATTTTTGTGAATACGATCCTCTCGAAAAAATTCCAAAAAGAATTTAGTCGTAATAAAGGCTCTATCCCAGTACGTACAGATATGGATATGAGCACCTATGATGTTTGTGCTCAAAAATCATATCAAGACTTTAAACAAGACGCGCTAGTGCCGTCATTCACTCAAAATATTGCAACGACGAGCTCAGTACAAAATGTCGTAGCACGTATTATTAGTGATTACTTTAATGATCCAAAATCCACTGCAATACAAGCCGTGCAACACCTTTATATTGCGTTAAAAACAACAAATTAA
- a CDS encoding ATP-binding protein, producing the protein MNQFAAKEENSILLNAQNVSENALGTISFFQKLPLQYRYLVLQQLRDLGGSRFFVSLNHEEIKINPIADSELKEKILSTVETVLRRRIPASQELRIEFSHPDDLHVIKNDILLKDLPPSLGAYSLIIPSIKPPILVIQIKIADNEWLYLGTILPPPYLLGEKKLISQQQIVTLAFTTLILLLVTYFFFDWQTKPLKELALSVSEMSIDLNQAPLKEQGPSEIITATRAFNHMQQKLQRYLRDREVLFRSISHDLKTPITRLRLRAELLDCNKQTESFNDDLDDLEMLVKGALQTVKETDIHENIQEVDLLKLLKQISSPQPDKIKIVYKKVALYRGKPFALKRCLANLIDNGIKYGTQVVVQFVDSEDELQIIIQDNGPGIPKKELDNIFTPYRRLHHDLQGHGLGLGISRNIIHAHNGSLHLVNREGRGLEVIITLPRVYKQR; encoded by the coding sequence ATGAACCAATTCGCTGCAAAAGAAGAAAACTCCATCTTATTGAATGCCCAAAATGTATCTGAAAATGCATTAGGGACGATTTCATTCTTTCAAAAGTTACCTTTGCAATACCGTTATTTGGTATTACAACAATTACGAGATTTAGGGGGAAGTCGTTTTTTTGTGTCTTTAAACCATGAAGAAATAAAAATCAACCCAATAGCCGATAGTGAGTTAAAAGAGAAGATATTAAGCACGGTAGAAACGGTGCTACGGCGACGCATCCCTGCATCACAGGAATTACGCATTGAGTTTTCTCATCCTGATGATTTACACGTCATCAAAAATGATATTTTATTGAAAGATTTACCGCCCTCATTAGGGGCATATTCGTTGATCATCCCCTCGATAAAACCGCCCATATTAGTCATTCAAATTAAAATAGCAGACAATGAGTGGCTTTATTTAGGGACTATTTTACCGCCTCCTTATTTATTAGGCGAAAAAAAATTAATATCACAGCAACAGATAGTTACCTTAGCGTTTACCACTTTAATATTGCTATTAGTAACTTATTTCTTTTTTGATTGGCAAACAAAACCGTTAAAAGAATTGGCATTGTCGGTTTCTGAAATGAGTATCGACTTAAATCAAGCGCCATTAAAAGAGCAGGGGCCCTCGGAGATCATTACGGCGACGCGTGCCTTTAATCATATGCAACAAAAGTTGCAACGCTATCTTCGCGATCGTGAGGTCTTATTTCGATCTATTTCTCATGACTTAAAAACCCCGATCACGCGCCTGCGATTACGCGCAGAATTACTCGATTGTAATAAACAAACCGAATCGTTTAATGATGATCTCGATGATTTAGAGATGTTGGTAAAGGGGGCGCTGCAGACAGTGAAAGAAACGGATATACATGAAAATATCCAAGAGGTTGATTTGTTAAAATTATTAAAACAGATCAGTAGTCCGCAACCCGATAAAATCAAGATCGTATACAAAAAGGTAGCGTTATACCGAGGAAAACCTTTTGCATTAAAACGTTGTCTCGCAAATCTCATCGATAATGGCATAAAATACGGCACACAGGTTGTGGTACAATTTGTCGACTCAGAAGATGAACTGCAAATTATTATTCAAGATAACGGCCCCGGTATTCCGAAGAAAGAATTAGATAATATATTCACACCTTATCGTCGTCTGCACCATGATTTACAAGGACATGGGCTTGGCTTAGGTATTTCACGTAATATTATCCACGCTCATAATGGCTCGTTACATTTAGTTAATCGCGAGGGCCGAGGTTTAGAAGTGATCATTACTTTACCTCGCGTCTATAAACAGAGATAA
- a CDS encoding pyridoxal phosphate-dependent decarboxylase family protein → MSYTQYFMHLGEKNRPFEDAMALTHETVKDLFKNSHMPYSGLAPEALKAQLEAIDLNNVRPLAEVIETTKQLVAKNSILVQHPHTLAHLHTPPLIVSVLAEHFIATLNQSMDSWDQAPAATYVEQIMVDWLCETYQLGERSDGVFTSGGTQSNLMGLLLARDCFAKKHSAHNIQQDGLPEYGHKMRIICSDKSHFTVQKSAALMGLGERAVVTVKTNVQGQIDCQALQMTIDALKAQDLLPIAIVATAGTTDHGAIDDLKKVIDIAKKAACWTHVDGAYGGALMLSDKHKQRLAGIELADSVSVDFHKLFYQTISCGALLIKDKENFKSLLHHADYLNREGDELPNLVDKSIATTKRFDALKMFMTLQAVGAKTLGEMYDTLLDLTTKVAKLIESSLEFELCCQPLLSTVLFRLSDQGTMSDVVFNQLHQKIRLQLLTRGDAVIAETKVDGKLFFKFTLLNPCLTIDDFAPLLEKIKSTAIQLQKEV, encoded by the coding sequence ATGAGCTATACACAATACTTTATGCATTTAGGCGAGAAAAACCGCCCTTTTGAAGATGCGATGGCGTTAACCCATGAAACGGTTAAAGACTTATTTAAAAATAGTCATATGCCCTATTCAGGCCTTGCGCCAGAAGCGCTTAAAGCGCAACTTGAAGCGATTGACTTAAATAATGTTCGACCGCTTGCCGAGGTGATAGAGACAACGAAGCAGTTGGTTGCTAAAAATTCTATTTTAGTACAGCATCCACATACCTTGGCGCATTTACACACACCGCCTCTTATTGTCTCGGTGCTTGCAGAGCATTTTATTGCCACACTCAATCAATCAATGGACTCATGGGATCAAGCACCAGCTGCAACCTATGTTGAACAAATTATGGTGGATTGGCTGTGTGAAACCTATCAATTAGGTGAACGCTCTGATGGCGTATTTACCAGCGGTGGTACGCAAAGCAACTTAATGGGCTTATTACTGGCGCGAGATTGCTTTGCAAAAAAACACTCAGCACATAATATCCAACAAGATGGTTTACCTGAGTATGGCCATAAAATGCGTATTATCTGCTCAGATAAAAGCCATTTTACGGTGCAAAAGTCAGCTGCCTTAATGGGACTCGGTGAACGCGCGGTTGTCACGGTTAAAACCAATGTGCAAGGGCAAATAGATTGCCAAGCACTGCAAATGACCATTGATGCACTTAAAGCCCAAGATTTATTACCCATTGCGATTGTTGCAACGGCCGGTACAACGGATCATGGCGCGATTGATGATTTGAAAAAAGTCATTGATATCGCTAAAAAAGCAGCCTGTTGGACACACGTCGATGGCGCTTACGGTGGCGCGTTAATGCTGAGTGATAAACATAAACAGCGCTTAGCGGGCATAGAGCTTGCCGACAGTGTGAGTGTTGATTTTCATAAATTATTTTATCAAACGATCAGTTGTGGTGCGCTTTTAATTAAAGATAAAGAAAACTTTAAAAGCTTATTACACCATGCAGATTATCTGAACCGTGAAGGCGATGAATTGCCAAATTTAGTGGATAAAAGCATTGCGACCACTAAACGCTTTGACGCTTTAAAAATGTTTATGACGTTGCAAGCTGTCGGTGCAAAAACGTTAGGCGAAATGTATGACACTTTATTAGATCTAACAACAAAGGTTGCCAAACTTATCGAGTCATCCCTTGAGTTTGAACTTTGTTGTCAGCCCCTTCTCTCAACGGTGCTGTTTCGCTTAAGTGACCAAGGTACTATGAGTGATGTCGTTTTTAATCAGCTTCATCAAAAAATTCGTCTGCAACTGCTCACCCGAGGTGACGCGGTTATCGCTGAAACAAAAGTAGACGGAAAACTATTTTTTAAATTTACACTGTTAAACCCATGTTTAACAATTGACGATTTTGCGCCTTTATTAGAAAAAATAAAGTCAACTGCAATACAACTACAGAAAGAGGTTTAA